Proteins encoded by one window of Sciurus carolinensis chromosome 12, mSciCar1.2, whole genome shotgun sequence:
- the LOC124962102 gene encoding transport and Golgi organization protein 1 homolog isoform X3, with amino-acid sequence MDSVPAAVPSVAASPGHPELLGPLTVLYAALVGRDPALVATLPNGVQPGPDFYGLPWKPVLLTVFLGIVSFAIFFWRTILVVKETVYQVTEQQISEKLKNMKKENEELVEKVSTFEEKIKESKKHVQETKQQNMVLSDAGMKYKDKIKLLEETNEILEDRAKSLHVVLESEREQNVNNEDLIIEKKNSVEKLKAVISMNASEFSQVQIALHEAKLSEYKEKCECHRVQEENARLKKKKEQLQQEIQDWSKSHAELSEQIKSFEKSQRDREVALTQKDDYINALTNYITQLNRIELESECEGQNEGGGESDELANGEVGGDQSAKVKIRIKQLMDVSRTQTATSVVEEDLKLLQLKLRASMSAKCNLEGQIKKLEDDRNSLQSAKAGLQDECKTLSQKVDILNELYQQEEMALHRKLSRQEYERQERAQRLSAADEKAVLAAQEVKTYKRRIEEMEEEIQKAERSFKNQMATHEKKAHDNWLKARVAERAIAEERREAANLRHKLLEMTQKMAMRQDEPVILKPMAGRAKTQNPPRRGPLSRNGSFGLSPVSAGECSPPLTAEPAGRPVSATLNGRDMGRSEFGSMDGPFPHSRWSSEASGNRFSSDPRRGPAPVNSSSRSSSSAKVMDEGKVNMATKGPPRFPGVSLMGSPVGGPLPPPVRYGPPPRPLPGPLSWPLQLGGPFGPPPFGPGVHPPLCLREYAPGVPPGKRDLPLDPREFLPGPAPLRPLGSFGPREYFIPGTRIPPPNHGPQDYSPSPAARDLTPSGSRDEPSSASQSSSQDCSQALKQPVTMTSDT; translated from the exons ATGGACTCAGTACCTGCCGCTGTGCCTTCTGTGGCAGCTTCTCCCGGGCACCCCGAGCTTCTGGGACCCCTAACGGTGCTCTACGCAGCCCTCGTAGGGAGGGACCCCGCT CTAGTTGCCACATTGCCCAATGGTGTTCAGCCTGGGCCTGATTTTTATGGACTGCCGTGGAAGCCTGTACTTCTCACTGTCTTCTTGGGAATTGTTTCATTTGCCATTTTCTTCTGGAGAACTATTCTTGTT gtCAAAGAAACAGTATATCAAG TTACTGAACAGCaaatttctgaaaagttaaagaacatgaagaaagaaaatgaagaactagTGGAAAAAGTGTCAACTTTTGAAGAGAag ATCAAGGAATCAAAGAAACATGTCCAAGaaaccaaacaacaaaatatGGTGCTCTCCGATGCAGGAATGAAATATAAG GATAAAATCAAGCTACTTGAAGAAACTAATGAGATTCTTGAGGACAGAGCTAAAAGTCTTCATGTTGTGTTAGAATCTGAGAGAGAACAGAATGTCAACAATGAGGACTTG ataatagaaaagaagaactctgtAGAGAAGTTAAAGGCTGTTATTTCAATGAATGCTTCAGAATTTTCACAG GTTCAAATTGCTCTTCATGAAGCTAAGCTTAGTGAATACAAGGAAAAGTGCGAATGCCATCGGGTTCAGGAAGAAAATGCTAGgcttaagaagaagaaagagcag TTGCAGCAGGAAATCCAAGACTGGAGTAAATCACATGCTGAGCTCAGTgagcaaataaaatcatttgagaagTCCCAGAGAGATAGAGAAGTAGCTCTTACTCAGAAAGATGATTATATTAAT GCTTTGACTAATTATATTACACAGCTGAATCGGATAGAGCTTGAATCGGAATGTGAGGGTCAAAATGAAGGAGGAGGTGAGTCAGATGAACTAGCCAATGGAGAAGTAGGAG gtgACCAGAGTGCGAAGGTGAAAATTCGAATTAAGCAGCTGATGGACGTCTCTCGG ACACAAACTGCAACATCAGTAGTTGAAGAGGATCTAAAACTTTTACAACTGAAGCTGAGAGCCTCGATGTCTGCAAAGTGTAACCTAGAAG gccaaataaagaaattagaagatgaCCGCAATTCACTCCAATCCGCTAAAGCTGGGCTGCAAGACGAGTGCAAAACTCTGAGTCAGAAAGTGGACATTTTAAATGAACTGTACCAGCAGGAGGAGATGGCTCTGCACAG gaaactgAGTCGACAAGAGTATGAGAGACAAGAAAGAGCACAGCGGCTATCAGCTGCAGATGAAAAAGCAGTTTTGGCTGCGCAGGAAGTTAAAACTTACAA GCGGAGAattgaagaaatggaggaagaaattCAGAAAGCAGAGCGCTCATTTAAGAATCAG ATGGCTACTCATGAGAAGAAAGCTCATGATAACTGG CTCAAAGCTCGTGTTGCAGAAAGAGCTATAgctgaagagagaagggaagctgcTAATTTGAGACACAA ATTATTGGAAATGACCCAAAAGATGGCAATGCGGCAAGATGAACCTGTGATTCTAAAACCAATGGCGGGAAGAGCAAAGACACAAAACCCTCCCCGGAGAG GTCCACTGAGCCGGAATGGGTCTTTTGGCTTGTCCCCTGTGAGTGCTGGAGAATGTTCCCCTCCACTGACAGCAGAGCCAGCTGGGAGACCTGTCTCTGCTACTCTGAATGGAAGAGATATGGGTAGAAGTGAATTTG GGTCAATGGATGGACCTTTTCCTCATTCTCGATGGTCTTCTGAAGCATCTGGGAATCGCTTTTCCTCTG ACCCGAGACGTGGTCCAGCTCCTGTGAACAGCAGCTCCAGGAGCTCTTCTTCAGCCAAGGTGATGGATGAGGGCAAG GTTAATATGGCTACCAAAGGGCCCCCTCGTTTCCCAGGGGTCTCTCTCATGGGCTCCCCTGTGGGAGGGCCCCTACCACCACCTGTTCGATATGGACCGCCACCTCGGCCACTTCCTGGGCCACTTTCTTGGCCACTTCAGCTCGGTGGACCTTTTGGACCTCCACCATTTG gtcCTGGTGTGCATCCACCACTATGCTTAAGAGAATATGCACCAGGCGTTCCACCTGGAAAACGGGATCTACCTCTTGACCCTCGGGAATTTTTACCAGGACCCGCACCACTTAGACCTTTAGGTTCATTTGGTCCGAGAGAGTACTTCATTCCTGGTACCCGAATACCACCCCCAAACCATGGTCCCCAAGACTACTCACCATCACCTGCTGCAAGAGACTTGACACCTTCAGGCTCTAGAGATGAGCCTTCATCTGCCTCTCAGAGCAGTAGCCAGGACTGTTCGCAGGCTTTAAAACAGCCTGTAaccatgacctctgacacttag
- the LOC124962102 gene encoding transport and Golgi organization protein 1 homolog isoform X1 has product MVFSLGLIFMDCRGSLYFSLSSWELFHLPFSSGELFLLSKKQYIKIKESKKHVQETKQQNMVLSDAGMKYKDKIKLLEETNEILEDRAKSLHVVLESEREQNVNNEDLIIEKKNSVEKLKAVISMNASEFSQVQIALHEAKLSEYKEKCECHRVQEENARLKKKKEQLQQEIQDWSKSHAELSEQIKSFEKSQRDREVALTQKDDYINALTNYITQLNRIELESECEGQNEGGGESDELANGEVGGDQSAKVKIRIKQLMDVSRTQTATSVVEEDLKLLQLKLRASMSAKCNLEGQIKKLEDDRNSLQSAKAGLQDECKTLSQKVDILNELYQQEEMALHRKLSRQEYERQERAQRLSAADEKAVLAAQEVKTYKRRIEEMEEEIQKAERSFKNQMATHEKKAHDNWLKARVAERAIAEERREAANLRHKLLEMTQKMAMRQDEPVILKPMAGRAKTQNPPRRGPLSRNGSFGLSPVSAGECSPPLTAEPAGRPVSATLNGRDMGRSEFGSMDGPFPHSRWSSEASGNRFSSDPRRGPAPVNSSSRSSSSAKVMDEGKVNMATKGPPRFPGVSLMGSPVGGPLPPPVRYGPPPRPLPGPLSWPLQLGGPFGPPPFGPGVHPPLCLREYAPGVPPGKRDLPLDPREFLPGPAPLRPLGSFGPREYFIPGTRIPPPNHGPQDYSPSPAARDLTPSGSRDEPSSASQSSSQDCSQALKQPVTMTSDT; this is encoded by the exons ATGGTGTTCAGCCTGGGCCTGATTTTTATGGACTGCCGTGGAAGCCTGTACTTCTCACTGTCTTCTTGGGAATTGTTTCATTTGCCATTTTCTTCTGGAGAACTATTCTTGTT gtCAAAGAAACAGTATATCAAG ATCAAGGAATCAAAGAAACATGTCCAAGaaaccaaacaacaaaatatGGTGCTCTCCGATGCAGGAATGAAATATAAG GATAAAATCAAGCTACTTGAAGAAACTAATGAGATTCTTGAGGACAGAGCTAAAAGTCTTCATGTTGTGTTAGAATCTGAGAGAGAACAGAATGTCAACAATGAGGACTTG ataatagaaaagaagaactctgtAGAGAAGTTAAAGGCTGTTATTTCAATGAATGCTTCAGAATTTTCACAG GTTCAAATTGCTCTTCATGAAGCTAAGCTTAGTGAATACAAGGAAAAGTGCGAATGCCATCGGGTTCAGGAAGAAAATGCTAGgcttaagaagaagaaagagcag TTGCAGCAGGAAATCCAAGACTGGAGTAAATCACATGCTGAGCTCAGTgagcaaataaaatcatttgagaagTCCCAGAGAGATAGAGAAGTAGCTCTTACTCAGAAAGATGATTATATTAAT GCTTTGACTAATTATATTACACAGCTGAATCGGATAGAGCTTGAATCGGAATGTGAGGGTCAAAATGAAGGAGGAGGTGAGTCAGATGAACTAGCCAATGGAGAAGTAGGAG gtgACCAGAGTGCGAAGGTGAAAATTCGAATTAAGCAGCTGATGGACGTCTCTCGG ACACAAACTGCAACATCAGTAGTTGAAGAGGATCTAAAACTTTTACAACTGAAGCTGAGAGCCTCGATGTCTGCAAAGTGTAACCTAGAAG gccaaataaagaaattagaagatgaCCGCAATTCACTCCAATCCGCTAAAGCTGGGCTGCAAGACGAGTGCAAAACTCTGAGTCAGAAAGTGGACATTTTAAATGAACTGTACCAGCAGGAGGAGATGGCTCTGCACAG gaaactgAGTCGACAAGAGTATGAGAGACAAGAAAGAGCACAGCGGCTATCAGCTGCAGATGAAAAAGCAGTTTTGGCTGCGCAGGAAGTTAAAACTTACAA GCGGAGAattgaagaaatggaggaagaaattCAGAAAGCAGAGCGCTCATTTAAGAATCAG ATGGCTACTCATGAGAAGAAAGCTCATGATAACTGG CTCAAAGCTCGTGTTGCAGAAAGAGCTATAgctgaagagagaagggaagctgcTAATTTGAGACACAA ATTATTGGAAATGACCCAAAAGATGGCAATGCGGCAAGATGAACCTGTGATTCTAAAACCAATGGCGGGAAGAGCAAAGACACAAAACCCTCCCCGGAGAG GTCCACTGAGCCGGAATGGGTCTTTTGGCTTGTCCCCTGTGAGTGCTGGAGAATGTTCCCCTCCACTGACAGCAGAGCCAGCTGGGAGACCTGTCTCTGCTACTCTGAATGGAAGAGATATGGGTAGAAGTGAATTTG GGTCAATGGATGGACCTTTTCCTCATTCTCGATGGTCTTCTGAAGCATCTGGGAATCGCTTTTCCTCTG ACCCGAGACGTGGTCCAGCTCCTGTGAACAGCAGCTCCAGGAGCTCTTCTTCAGCCAAGGTGATGGATGAGGGCAAG GTTAATATGGCTACCAAAGGGCCCCCTCGTTTCCCAGGGGTCTCTCTCATGGGCTCCCCTGTGGGAGGGCCCCTACCACCACCTGTTCGATATGGACCGCCACCTCGGCCACTTCCTGGGCCACTTTCTTGGCCACTTCAGCTCGGTGGACCTTTTGGACCTCCACCATTTG gtcCTGGTGTGCATCCACCACTATGCTTAAGAGAATATGCACCAGGCGTTCCACCTGGAAAACGGGATCTACCTCTTGACCCTCGGGAATTTTTACCAGGACCCGCACCACTTAGACCTTTAGGTTCATTTGGTCCGAGAGAGTACTTCATTCCTGGTACCCGAATACCACCCCCAAACCATGGTCCCCAAGACTACTCACCATCACCTGCTGCAAGAGACTTGACACCTTCAGGCTCTAGAGATGAGCCTTCATCTGCCTCTCAGAGCAGTAGCCAGGACTGTTCGCAGGCTTTAAAACAGCCTGTAaccatgacctctgacacttag
- the LOC124962102 gene encoding transport and Golgi organization protein 1 homolog isoform X4 encodes MDSVPAAVPSVAASPGHPELLGPLTVLYAALVGRDPALVATLPNGVQPGPDFYGLPWKPVLLTVFLGIVSFAIFFWRTILVVKETVYQVTEQQISEKLKNMKKENEELVEKVSTFEEKIKESKKHVQETKQQNMVLSDAGMKYKDKIKLLEETNEILEDRAKSLHVVLESEREQNVNNEDLIIEKKNSVEKLKAVISMNASEFSQVQIALHEAKLSEYKEKCECHRVQEENARLKKKKEQLQQEIQDWSKSHAELSEQIKSFEKSQRDREVALTQKDDYINALTNYITQLNRIELESECEGQNEGGGESDELANGEVGGDQSAKVKIRIKQLMDVSRTQTATSVVEEDLKLLQLKLRASMSAKCNLEGQIKKLEDDRNSLQSAKAGLQDECKTLSQKVDILNELYQQEEMALHRKLSRQEYERQERAQRLSAADEKAVLAAQEVKTYKRRIEEMEEEIQKAERSFKNQMATHEKKAHDNWLKARVAERAIAEERREAANLRHKLLEMTQKMAMRQDEPVILKPMAGRAKTQNPPRRGPLSRNGSFGLSPVSAGECSPPLTAEPAGRPVSATLNGRDMGRSEFGSMDGPFPHSRWSSEASGNRFSSDPRRGPAPVNSSSRSSSSAKVMDEGKQTIPHEPESPSVPTVTSLAKHPIAVNMATKGPPRFPGVSLMGSPVGGPLPPPVRYGPPPRPLPGPLSWPLQLGGPFGPPPFGPGVHPPLCLREYAPGVPPGKRDLPLDPREFLPGPAPLRPLGSFGPREYFIPGTRIPPPNHGPQDYSPSPAARDLTPSGSRDEPSSASQSSSQDCSQALKQPVTMTSDT; translated from the exons ATGGACTCAGTACCTGCCGCTGTGCCTTCTGTGGCAGCTTCTCCCGGGCACCCCGAGCTTCTGGGACCCCTAACGGTGCTCTACGCAGCCCTCGTAGGGAGGGACCCCGCT CTAGTTGCCACATTGCCCAATGGTGTTCAGCCTGGGCCTGATTTTTATGGACTGCCGTGGAAGCCTGTACTTCTCACTGTCTTCTTGGGAATTGTTTCATTTGCCATTTTCTTCTGGAGAACTATTCTTGTT gtCAAAGAAACAGTATATCAAG TTACTGAACAGCaaatttctgaaaagttaaagaacatgaagaaagaaaatgaagaactagTGGAAAAAGTGTCAACTTTTGAAGAGAag ATCAAGGAATCAAAGAAACATGTCCAAGaaaccaaacaacaaaatatGGTGCTCTCCGATGCAGGAATGAAATATAAG GATAAAATCAAGCTACTTGAAGAAACTAATGAGATTCTTGAGGACAGAGCTAAAAGTCTTCATGTTGTGTTAGAATCTGAGAGAGAACAGAATGTCAACAATGAGGACTTG ataatagaaaagaagaactctgtAGAGAAGTTAAAGGCTGTTATTTCAATGAATGCTTCAGAATTTTCACAG GTTCAAATTGCTCTTCATGAAGCTAAGCTTAGTGAATACAAGGAAAAGTGCGAATGCCATCGGGTTCAGGAAGAAAATGCTAGgcttaagaagaagaaagagcag TTGCAGCAGGAAATCCAAGACTGGAGTAAATCACATGCTGAGCTCAGTgagcaaataaaatcatttgagaagTCCCAGAGAGATAGAGAAGTAGCTCTTACTCAGAAAGATGATTATATTAAT GCTTTGACTAATTATATTACACAGCTGAATCGGATAGAGCTTGAATCGGAATGTGAGGGTCAAAATGAAGGAGGAGGTGAGTCAGATGAACTAGCCAATGGAGAAGTAGGAG gtgACCAGAGTGCGAAGGTGAAAATTCGAATTAAGCAGCTGATGGACGTCTCTCGG ACACAAACTGCAACATCAGTAGTTGAAGAGGATCTAAAACTTTTACAACTGAAGCTGAGAGCCTCGATGTCTGCAAAGTGTAACCTAGAAG gccaaataaagaaattagaagatgaCCGCAATTCACTCCAATCCGCTAAAGCTGGGCTGCAAGACGAGTGCAAAACTCTGAGTCAGAAAGTGGACATTTTAAATGAACTGTACCAGCAGGAGGAGATGGCTCTGCACAG gaaactgAGTCGACAAGAGTATGAGAGACAAGAAAGAGCACAGCGGCTATCAGCTGCAGATGAAAAAGCAGTTTTGGCTGCGCAGGAAGTTAAAACTTACAA GCGGAGAattgaagaaatggaggaagaaattCAGAAAGCAGAGCGCTCATTTAAGAATCAG ATGGCTACTCATGAGAAGAAAGCTCATGATAACTGG CTCAAAGCTCGTGTTGCAGAAAGAGCTATAgctgaagagagaagggaagctgcTAATTTGAGACACAA ATTATTGGAAATGACCCAAAAGATGGCAATGCGGCAAGATGAACCTGTGATTCTAAAACCAATGGCGGGAAGAGCAAAGACACAAAACCCTCCCCGGAGAG GTCCACTGAGCCGGAATGGGTCTTTTGGCTTGTCCCCTGTGAGTGCTGGAGAATGTTCCCCTCCACTGACAGCAGAGCCAGCTGGGAGACCTGTCTCTGCTACTCTGAATGGAAGAGATATGGGTAGAAGTGAATTTG GGTCAATGGATGGACCTTTTCCTCATTCTCGATGGTCTTCTGAAGCATCTGGGAATCGCTTTTCCTCTG ACCCGAGACGTGGTCCAGCTCCTGTGAACAGCAGCTCCAGGAGCTCTTCTTCAGCCAAGGTGATGGATGAGGGCAAG caaaCCATTCCCCATGAACCCGAGTCCCCCTCAGTTCCCACTGTTACTTCTTTGGCTAAGCATCCAATAGCA GTTAATATGGCTACCAAAGGGCCCCCTCGTTTCCCAGGGGTCTCTCTCATGGGCTCCCCTGTGGGAGGGCCCCTACCACCACCTGTTCGATATGGACCGCCACCTCGGCCACTTCCTGGGCCACTTTCTTGGCCACTTCAGCTCGGTGGACCTTTTGGACCTCCACCATTTG gtcCTGGTGTGCATCCACCACTATGCTTAAGAGAATATGCACCAGGCGTTCCACCTGGAAAACGGGATCTACCTCTTGACCCTCGGGAATTTTTACCAGGACCCGCACCACTTAGACCTTTAGGTTCATTTGGTCCGAGAGAGTACTTCATTCCTGGTACCCGAATACCACCCCCAAACCATGGTCCCCAAGACTACTCACCATCACCTGCTGCAAGAGACTTGACACCTTCAGGCTCTAGAGATGAGCCTTCATCTGCCTCTCAGAGCAGTAGCCAGGACTGTTCGCAGGCTTTAAAACAGCCTGTAaccatgacctctgacacttag
- the LOC124962102 gene encoding transport and Golgi organization protein 1 homolog isoform X2, translated as MVFSLGLIFMDCRGSLYFSLSSWELFHLPFSSGELFLLSKKQYIKIKESKKHVQETKQQNMVLSDAGMKYKDKIKLLEETNEILEDRAKSLHVVLESEREQNVNNEDLIIEKKNSVEKLKAVISMNASEFSQVQIALHEAKLSEYKEKCECHRVQEENARLKKKKEQLQQEIQDWSKSHAELSEQIKSFEKSQRDREVALTQKDDYINALTNYITQLNRIELESECEGQNEGGGESDELANGEVGGDQSAKVKIRIKQLMDVSRTQTATSVVEEDLKLLQLKLRASMSAKCNLEGQIKKLEDDRNSLQSAKAGLQDECKTLSQKVDILNELYQQEEMALHRKLSRQEYERQERAQRLSAADEKAVLAAQEVKTYKRRIEEMEEEIQKAERSFKNQMATHEKKAHDNWLKARVAERAIAEERREAANLRHKLLEMTQKMAMRQDEPVILKPMAGRAKTQNPPRRGSMDGPFPHSRWSSEASGNRFSSDPRRGPAPVNSSSRSSSSAKVMDEGKVNMATKGPPRFPGVSLMGSPVGGPLPPPVRYGPPPRPLPGPLSWPLQLGGPFGPPPFGPGVHPPLCLREYAPGVPPGKRDLPLDPREFLPGPAPLRPLGSFGPREYFIPGTRIPPPNHGPQDYSPSPAARDLTPSGSRDEPSSASQSSSQDCSQALKQPVTMTSDT; from the exons ATGGTGTTCAGCCTGGGCCTGATTTTTATGGACTGCCGTGGAAGCCTGTACTTCTCACTGTCTTCTTGGGAATTGTTTCATTTGCCATTTTCTTCTGGAGAACTATTCTTGTT gtCAAAGAAACAGTATATCAAG ATCAAGGAATCAAAGAAACATGTCCAAGaaaccaaacaacaaaatatGGTGCTCTCCGATGCAGGAATGAAATATAAG GATAAAATCAAGCTACTTGAAGAAACTAATGAGATTCTTGAGGACAGAGCTAAAAGTCTTCATGTTGTGTTAGAATCTGAGAGAGAACAGAATGTCAACAATGAGGACTTG ataatagaaaagaagaactctgtAGAGAAGTTAAAGGCTGTTATTTCAATGAATGCTTCAGAATTTTCACAG GTTCAAATTGCTCTTCATGAAGCTAAGCTTAGTGAATACAAGGAAAAGTGCGAATGCCATCGGGTTCAGGAAGAAAATGCTAGgcttaagaagaagaaagagcag TTGCAGCAGGAAATCCAAGACTGGAGTAAATCACATGCTGAGCTCAGTgagcaaataaaatcatttgagaagTCCCAGAGAGATAGAGAAGTAGCTCTTACTCAGAAAGATGATTATATTAAT GCTTTGACTAATTATATTACACAGCTGAATCGGATAGAGCTTGAATCGGAATGTGAGGGTCAAAATGAAGGAGGAGGTGAGTCAGATGAACTAGCCAATGGAGAAGTAGGAG gtgACCAGAGTGCGAAGGTGAAAATTCGAATTAAGCAGCTGATGGACGTCTCTCGG ACACAAACTGCAACATCAGTAGTTGAAGAGGATCTAAAACTTTTACAACTGAAGCTGAGAGCCTCGATGTCTGCAAAGTGTAACCTAGAAG gccaaataaagaaattagaagatgaCCGCAATTCACTCCAATCCGCTAAAGCTGGGCTGCAAGACGAGTGCAAAACTCTGAGTCAGAAAGTGGACATTTTAAATGAACTGTACCAGCAGGAGGAGATGGCTCTGCACAG gaaactgAGTCGACAAGAGTATGAGAGACAAGAAAGAGCACAGCGGCTATCAGCTGCAGATGAAAAAGCAGTTTTGGCTGCGCAGGAAGTTAAAACTTACAA GCGGAGAattgaagaaatggaggaagaaattCAGAAAGCAGAGCGCTCATTTAAGAATCAG ATGGCTACTCATGAGAAGAAAGCTCATGATAACTGG CTCAAAGCTCGTGTTGCAGAAAGAGCTATAgctgaagagagaagggaagctgcTAATTTGAGACACAA ATTATTGGAAATGACCCAAAAGATGGCAATGCGGCAAGATGAACCTGTGATTCTAAAACCAATGGCGGGAAGAGCAAAGACACAAAACCCTCCCCGGAGAG GGTCAATGGATGGACCTTTTCCTCATTCTCGATGGTCTTCTGAAGCATCTGGGAATCGCTTTTCCTCTG ACCCGAGACGTGGTCCAGCTCCTGTGAACAGCAGCTCCAGGAGCTCTTCTTCAGCCAAGGTGATGGATGAGGGCAAG GTTAATATGGCTACCAAAGGGCCCCCTCGTTTCCCAGGGGTCTCTCTCATGGGCTCCCCTGTGGGAGGGCCCCTACCACCACCTGTTCGATATGGACCGCCACCTCGGCCACTTCCTGGGCCACTTTCTTGGCCACTTCAGCTCGGTGGACCTTTTGGACCTCCACCATTTG gtcCTGGTGTGCATCCACCACTATGCTTAAGAGAATATGCACCAGGCGTTCCACCTGGAAAACGGGATCTACCTCTTGACCCTCGGGAATTTTTACCAGGACCCGCACCACTTAGACCTTTAGGTTCATTTGGTCCGAGAGAGTACTTCATTCCTGGTACCCGAATACCACCCCCAAACCATGGTCCCCAAGACTACTCACCATCACCTGCTGCAAGAGACTTGACACCTTCAGGCTCTAGAGATGAGCCTTCATCTGCCTCTCAGAGCAGTAGCCAGGACTGTTCGCAGGCTTTAAAACAGCCTGTAaccatgacctctgacacttag